DNA from Solanum stenotomum isolate F172 chromosome 3, ASM1918654v1, whole genome shotgun sequence:
AGGGGTTTACAAGTATATTAAACTTTCATGGTACGTGGGATTAAAAGATCTTGTTGCATGTTTTTTTAGACTTCCGTTCATAAtactttaaaactttttcaaataaaatacatatttaattaaatataatttcaaaaatttaaatgtatGACCAAATGATTTATTGTCAACTTTGGAGACAATGCCAGAAATAGAGAGCAGAGACCATAGTGGTGGGGGTTACAATTATAAATAACAAATAGCCAGACTATACTATATTATCGATTAAAGAAAACAGTATAGGttacaataatataagaaaataaatgttGGTGAGTCAGTCCTTACCTCTACCTATTTATGGAGACATTGCTGACAATCATCAAGGGTCATTCAAGATCTCGCAATCCTAACAAACGtatctttttttattactttattttttttctatttatttgttAAACAAATTATAACAGAGTCCAattatatgtacatatataaatgTAAAGGAAAAAGCTGGAGAACTTGCTAATCATTTGATCAACAAGAAGAATACTAGCTAGCAAGTAtatttgaaatgttttctttacaAGCAAGTGATGacttattaattcaaattctcTCAAATCCATGTCAACAAAGCAAGAATAATATTTCACAAGATCCAGTTATGGATTTTGCTTCTATGGATACAACGCGTACTCATATTCCTCCAAATACTAATTCACAGAAAAAGagaatatccaaaagaaaaCTGAATACTAATAATGAAGATGGAATTGCTTCAGATGATCATTTCAAGCTTAGGAAAATTATACATAGAGATATTGAACGTCAGAGAAGACAAGAAATGGCTGCGCTCTACTCTTCTCTTCGTTCTCTCCTTCCTCTACAATATGTCAAGGTAATCTTTTTGACAGCTATTTTAATTTTGTCTGAAAAATTTATCCATCATATACATGGCGGAGCTAGTAAGAGTTCATAATAAGTTcatttgaatcttttttttttttgggtggaaaattatattatttataaatgattaaaattattttttatatatatataattaattataatagaAGTATGTTGTATCCCCTAcaacttcttcatattttgtatATCCTCAATAAAAATTCCGACTCCACCACTAATCACATACAGTACTTCCTTTTTTTGTACTTCtacttcataatttattttaaggaaaaagtctcaaatatgccattaaattttgagaaaatgttcatttatgtcattatttgttaactgaaatgatatagataaattaaacttttaacggatgtcATAGATaaagtcttttctcaaagttggatgatatatttggattttttcccttttttaaatgTTCTTTGTCTTCCGCTTGACTTCTTTTAATGAATCCGAAATTTGTTTATGGCTTAACAGGGAAAGCGTTCAGTATCGGACCATATGCATGAAGCTGtgaattatataaaagaaatgcAAGGAAACATCAAGGAATTGGAGAAACAGAGAGACTTGCTAATGATACCCAATTCAATCCGACATGGAACTGAAAATGATAGCACATTCACAGATTGTACTGTAACAGTGAGTCCCTGTCTGCAGGGTGGTGTACAGATCTCAATCAGTGTTGATTGTAAAGGGAAAAATTTTCCTCTTTCAAGAATTCTGGGTGAGCTTCTGAAACAAGGGCTTAATATGGTTAGTTGTGTTTCTGCAAAAGCGGATCAAAGGTCACTCTACACAATTCACACTGAGGTACCTACTCTACATGTCTATGTGTTACTTCACACATTTATGGTAACTTGAAATAATCAATTCTAGTGTAATACTAACTAGTTCAATTGCAAGTtaatggtaaaaaaataaatctaaactagtacgagtattatttttttatgagtttCATATTTTAACTATCAAGAGTATCTATCTAAACTATCACTTCCACATTTGTATCAAAATTCATTTCAATACTAAGTTGGTCTACACGTGTTTGTTGTTGTGTGGGAACAATATTTGGTCAactcatcatcaatatatattgtaagactaataaaatgataatttagatAGGTAAAAGAAACCGTAGATTTTACCGTTCTCTCTTAAATTGAACTAATAGCATATTTCTTCTTACATTTTCaatgtaaataattttaatcGCTAGAATTAATTGGAGAATAACTTCTTTTTAAAAGATGGTTCATTTGGGGAAAATTGCTCCATCATCCTCCAATGTGAGATTCTTCAACATCATATCTCTCGTTTATTTGAGACCGAaacattgttgttgttgttgttatgtttCCTTATCAATCGTCAATTAACGAATCGATCCGTTACGTTCTCTAATAAATCATTATGCATCTTCCTGCAGGCGTGTGATATGAACAACATTGATCACCTGGCACTGCAACAAAAAGTGATTGATATGATCAACCTGGACTTGTAATTCTCGGTTTACAATTAATAACATACCATTCAAGTGCATTTTTGGCAGTAAGGATGTTTGGGTTTGTAGAAAATGCATTGGCTGCAGCTTAATTCCACTAATGGTCTGGCGTGGCAAATTGCGATGTATATAAAGCAATGAGGAAAATAAAGGATTCTCTGCTTTTCTACTTCATGAGGATATACGAGTTGATTTTACCGATGGTTACTCAACTAATGTAATTATTATCTCAAAaagttatatttctttttgaCTAACTTTCTGAGATAATAATTACATTAGTTGAGTCATTACTATTGAACTCTATATTTGACTTGTATGAGATCAATGATAAATATAATCGGAAAATGGTTATGGACAAGTTCGATGTATTTTCTACTCATGGCACAGTTAAATCATTCACTGGTTTACTCATGATCTTATAAATTCTTTAGACGTACAATGAGCataaagaattttattttattttaaaacgaACCTGAGCAATCAATTTGGTTTTAATTTCATTTGGAgaatgtaataaatatttttgcataaaaatgtCATCCGAAATGCATGCTTTGCTGGAAAATAGAAGGTTTCATATTTATGTTTCTTTTTGTCAATAATAATTTAGCTTTAAAATGTTCATTTCgttattaatgaaatgatttatagtcattatatgtttatgatttattttagaccacaaattttattttctttttatattttttaaattccttgTCAAATGAAATTACAgcacataaattaggataaaaaaaatacaaatttattttatgtattaggTTACATTACCATATTTGACCAAatccatatttacccatattttatataaatgaattatgaTCCAATCTATTTTAATTCAATCTATCCAAATCCGATTTAATGCACCCATTTTTCATCCCTAAACATGTGGGACAAGATCCTGTTGCATGTTTGATCAAGTTTATCTCTATATGTTTCCAGTgaaaattacttttgaaaaaataaatagtctTATAGTAGCTAGCTGTCATTTATCAGTGGTGTTTTAATTTGGCAAGAAAGTCACATTAAAGGACTTCATTAACTTCTCAATCCTTGAAGCAGTTTATATCAGTACAATTAACTGCCTATAGCAGGTTTAAAATTTTTTACAATGATAGAGGTCCAACCAATCATAGTTATATAAGGCTCCATTCTTCTTTTGACACCTGGATAGTGGCCCTTTTCTTACCTTTTACATGTTATCCACCACTTCTCTTCCACTCACtcctctcttcttttcttttcttttttttttactcctaataaatatctattttttaaatgcataattaaataattattacatctgataaaaaaatatagatgaaCATATTTTctgttaaattatttaaaaaattttagaactataattttaaaaataaacttactgctcaatattttttaataaaataagtcaatttcTGATCTTgtgttttttaataaaataagccAATTTCTGATcttgtttaaaaattatagatacattttttcatcttaattataatttaaaataaaaatactaacgAGATAAACAAGACAAATGGGACGAATTTATAAacgatttaaaaaaattatgcaaggTAAAGCAAATCACATAGTGAAATTTAAGTCTTTTgaattaaaactttaaatactaatttattcttcaaaaatcaattgGTTTCGACAACATTTAAATTAATTActcattatatattattattattattattattattattattattattattattattaatatatcaagAGGTCTTCACATTCACttacaattttatttctttagcGTTTTTTCATTAAGTATTTCAAAAGAttgtaactaaaaaaaattaaaaaaattaactgaTAATCTATGTTAAGATAATGACTGCACATATATGAACTAAAGTctaagacaaaataaaaagagctatcaaataataaatttgaataaatttaatttttgaaaaatgctaataattaagaaactggattttttttttagttaattttatactattaaCAATATTGAataataagattatttttaatattcagTCATGAGAACGTTTTCATTtgaccaaaaatatttattagtatttttattaattatatcaattgtttacttatatactccctctgtccacttttatttgtcatgttgcgcttttcgaaagtcaatttgactaatttttaaagttaaattagattatgttaatttgatatttttttaaaaaaaattagatattcaaaaactatacgaaaagtactataagttgcaattttttgcatatcaatatgatgaaaatatacatcgtaaaatgttggtcaaagttcttattgtttgactcttaaaaaggaaatcatgataattaattgtggacggagggagtagttggGAGTTAGATATTTATTAGGACTCATGagtaaaaagaatttaaaaaaatgaaagaaaagaagagtgaGTGGAAGAAGAAtagtaaaaaagtaaaaaattggATCCACTATCCAAGTGTCAAAAGAAGAATGGAGCCTCACACAACTATTGTTGGTTGAGCCTCTACTTGTAAAAATTTTCTAGCAGGTTTTACTCTGTTTTTCAACTTATAGCATGCTCGATATAAATAATCAttatttttcatctattttaatttgtttattatattaaaaaaagatatttattttatgttttgtttgaaaaatgaaaaaaataatttatcacttaatttctaatttattcttattatttattactatagTCATTTCATGatacattttccaaaatattgaATGCATTATACTCAAAGAGTTATACAGAATCTCTTATTGTAAGTCAATTTTGCTTAGTCGTGTAAAAACTTACGTATAGTATTAGTTTGAGTGCCTAAAGTTTTGGCTCAAAAAGGGATTCCAAGGCTTTGAATTTCAGctttaaaataaagttttacTACTTTTATAGTgtctagaaaataaaataatcttattgtatttttcatcgTCGTCTTCACTACATTTTAATACACTATTATattgttttcattttcttggATTTGACCACGTGATATTCAAAAACAATTATCtgactaattcaaatttatgCCTCACAAAGCTTATTTTAGAAGAAAGCACTTCTTTtaggaaattttttattttcaagatccaaactctaattaagaataaaaggaTATCATATGTTCGTGATCCCTCGGTGGCTACTTACTTTTTAATTGAACTTGTATATATAGGAGTGTGTTTTTTTGGGCgaccttttattttcttctcgAAAGTGATTAGCCGGACTTGATTTACTAACCAATCAGGCGGCAATTATAATTTGCAtcagaagagaaaaaaagaagaagatgcagaaCAACATGGAATCGAAATGCAAGTTAATGTGTGTTTTGTGAGAAGGAAAATGTTTCCAAAATTAAAGAAACGtggttttttaaatttattttttggtgtacTCTGAGTGGGGTCAAGGTCGGATCCAAGGTCAGAGTGGGAGTTAGGTAGTTGGGTCTTGAGTTGAGATCGGGGGTTAGGAGACGGGTGTTAGGTCTCGGGCCTGGAGTCAGAAGTTAGGTCCTAGGTCAGGATCAGATTTGAGAAGACGAGTTTCGAGGTCGAAATTCGAATCTCAGGTGGGGTTAGATGGAGAGTAGGGTATGCCAAGGTCAGGAGTCATTTCCTAAGTGAGGATCAAAAGGATCGGGTCCCAAGTCTAAGTTAGGTCCTAAGTCCTGGATCTGGGTCAAGAGAGTTAGGTCTCAAGTAGGGGGTGGCATGGTATGGTAGATATGAATACCATACCGAAGTCAATTTTTAACACCATGGTTTGGATTTATGATAATTGatatccattttaaaaaattttggtATTCAATATGATATTtggtatttatatattttttaaaaaattaggatAAACTACATAAATTTCATTACTTTAGCTCCTAATTACTAGGAATCTCGATAGTTTTCAATATTACTTTCTATACCATTTTCGGctatcagatacatgtatcataagCCGTTAGAGGTCATTACTTTTCAGATAAGTTGCGACTTTtccaaaggattgtgactttttccataagttgcgacttttccaaagagttgtgactttttccaTAAGTTGCgatttttccaaagggttgtgacttctcgaaaaggtcatgacttttcagataagacacaaaaaacatttgttcatactaccctttgttgactataaatagaggggcttcatctcatttttcaaccacaattaatttttttaatcttactCTTCTTCTCcttgcattttaaatttttttgtatgatttattatctttgagtgagtttgaagtttagcggaatatgaggtaccactattctgatgaagtaagtcgTTTTATCCTAAGAGGctatattccataacctcgagtacttgaggaaagtaattttgatgatataataattatttttttgcttaataaaTACATttgtatgtaatgttccaatatatgaagttaacatgatgtagcctaaattcatttttttgttaacaatttctcttgtgatgtaaatatatgtttctgaatatcttttccaaaatttagagaatcgtcacgatttgtttttgatgctcaagacaaaagaatgactttatttatcaatgctacttatgtgatctAGACTCTcatgaagtttgcttcaaaatagttattactatataacattgcccttttgttttacttatttactaagTATTTCTTAacattttagtattttagacgaagaaaagttcatatgactactaataacgccagttgaagtttgtattagtttaatttttattatttatttaatagttaattttattagataaatattttcattaatgcaaatatatatttatatttgggtagatatttgtatttaaattaaagtattatatgtcacaaatgtattatcaagttaacaagatcttctaacttcaaaatatattattttaaaatgttccgagttttttttatctaaatatctggttagatgacaagaaaaatacaaagcaaatattgtctatagggtaatattagtgagataagactaattacatgattgaaccttatcaatattgcatttaactaataaaatttttcattgaccatcttcataggtttgctagaataagagatatatatgacgatccacgttgaacattcacaaaaaaaatctacaatattattttttgctaagtgtattattcaaatcttctcTTAAATaggcaatactatttactataacatatatttttgaaattggtaatcacgtgcagCGCACGTAACGTATCAAAAAACTAGTTACTATAAAAAGacgaatttttaattttaaaaaaatgaaaaataattttaaacccctataatttaatttgagtttattttattttaattatttaaaaaaaatccattttctactcaaattattaaaaaaaaaaagtcctttTTAAATCAAATGCTAGAAATCTTGAACGGAGAGAAAAAATGTGCAAAtcttattcaaaaaataaaggaaaaatattttttgggatTTATCACTTGCGCGCTTGACAAAAGCGAGGGACACTTTTTTTTGGTCATATAAGTAATTTGTgtttaatacatatatattttaaatagtttaaatGTTCAATAACTACTAGTTTTAGTTGAAATGACTAAGGTAAATTATGccaattacttttaaaaattgttaTCAATTAAACCAAGAATCATTTGATCATATACATTAATAACAATATGACAATTCCCGTGCGCAATTATATCTCaatcaaaataaagtaaaaggTTCAATTCCATTATTATATTGCCCAAAACAATTACTGTTCATAACTAAGCGTATActgtataatatatttatactcATGCTTCACGTTCAACTCATGTTGATTTAAAACTTTATAATAAAATGAGCCGTTAAAGTAacagtattattattttatgattaataaatatgaaaaatacatGATAGTCAATTTCTAGGGTTGGAGCGGAGTTCTACTAaggcaataaaaaaaattacacttgaaatttgaaactatATTTCTCTTATAgtaaacaaatttaaatattatatatttttctaaagattagttttatcatatttacgCATATACCTGTCcgacaaaaaaaaacataattgtgCAGTTGGTGAGAATTGGACAAAGAATAGCTTCCACTatctttttcactttcttaacttttttgaaaaaaagaaaactttttgaattttcaatcaattttgATTCATATCATTTGGACGGCAGTCTAACAATTCGacatattttattgatatatttatatataattatacatattgTCAAGTAAAATGTGTCAAGTCAACCTTTTAGGTGGAGTAAAAGTTTTCTTCTGAGTTTAAAAAGGGATGACAAGGAAATTAACGCAACTTCAAAGAATTACACTCTCTCGaattttatatgagttagtttAACTTAATATAGagtttaacaaaaaataacttttaaaacttatgatttaaaataattgctAGACATTTGTGtgattataaatcattttaattaaaggtaaaatagacattttaaagttatattgttattacttaatatataagtgtatcattctttttgaaactgactaaaaaaaataagtcatataaaCTGAGACAAAAAAAGTATTAGTAACATGTGGAGTTAAATGCATTGTTTGAGGAATCTTTACATcgaaattcattttaaaaagaataaagaaaaagataaacGTATCTAAAtacatattcaattttatattgaaGGATTGATTACATCtaaatttgttttgtttctacCGAAAAAGTTAGAAATATCGCTATACTAcgtaaaattgaacaaaaatgacCTTATTTAATagtttggtctaaaaatacTTTTACCGTCAATAGTACGGTCCAAGAATGTTTCTACTGCTAATAGTTTGATCCAAAAATATCCATATTGTTACTTAAAGAATCGAAAATATccttatatattatttattttcttttcttttaaatcacaTTTTATTCTTAgtaaaatattacttttaaagaacactattattcttcttttctaaaaaataaatcaccttaactaataaattaaataagtaggaaatatttttttgttctttttaatcttattttatcaattaatatagaatAACTACATATATCTTCTTAACTGATAATATaagtcatatatataagatcatagtaactcatcataaattttatttcaataaccataaaaaaaattctaataaaataaaagaatatttatatttCTTAATCTTTTTCGAATTAAAGTAGGATAAACATgtgttaataataatattatgattAAGAAACCCATTAAGCATTAATAGGGATATTTTTGGACCAACCTATTGACGAAAAGGGCATTCTTAAACCAAATAGTTAATTAAGGACATTTCCGctcaatttttcattatttaaagGGCATTTTCAaccctttttcattttttctataaaaaatagaATGGTTGCTAACGCAGAGTAGGCCGGTGTTTATTCCCAAACAAGCTCCATTGCCACCTTTAGAATTTTAAATACAAAGTCAGGCCAGAAATATAacaaaacaactcaaaattttgaaatcatcttcctttttattttatgggCATGGTAGTTATTGTTGTTCCTAGTGGTGGTTATTGTGATGGTATGTGGCGGAATGAGTGTATATCGTGTGTATGCCACgtgtatattattgtatatcTTGTGCATGTCACTTTTATATGACATACAAGTGatatatattgtgtatatgtcctatgtatataatataataatatacatgTGACATACACACGAGACTATTGTTCTTCTTCAACGTCAAAGtttaatatgaaatttgatTCAAAACCCTATGTCAAATCAGTCTAAACCTGAGATATAGGTTTCAGCTTCGAAGCTTCAAAGCATCATAAATGGTGGCTGATATAGTTCTTAATGTGTTAATCACCAACACAGTACTTAATCACCAACACAGTACTTAATCACAAGTTCTGgttgtagaaaataatttatttagttttcaaaGAGATAATTCAACTATATCAATTTAATCCTTTGAAACacgttaattatatatttattagtttGTGGAATAAATAGGAAAATCATGGGGATATACACTTCAACAGTGATTTGTGTTATTAGATTTTATCGTGAATTGTATATCTAGTCCTTTTATACTATATGTTGTATGGATTTTTATTGTGGTTAtgtaactattttcttaaaattaaattttattactaccTTATGTAGTTattgacattatttttttatggggaactttcacatatagccacaaatagcctaattactctccatagttatagtttgataattacaattcgtagctacatgttatatggaggagagaggcgagcgagactgggagagagaggagagagacgagAGAGAGGGGGCAAAGAGTGGGagaaaggtgaattgtatatgtatataggttagataattgtatattatacatatgtatttgtctATATGgaaagcgagattgggagagggaggagagaggcgagcgagagagggcagagagtgggagagaggtgaattgtatatgtatataagttagataattgtatattatacatatgtatttgtatattctggcgaattatacatatacaaacgtggctaattatacaaactcgaagtcagcccgcgtaattaatgtataatgttagtcgtgagtggtaattatagcaaa
Protein-coding regions in this window:
- the LOC125860165 gene encoding transcription factor bHLH36-like, producing the protein MFSLQASDDLLIQILSNPCQQSKNNISQDPVMDFASMDTTRTHIPPNTNSQKKRISKRKLNTNNEDGIASDDHFKLRKIIHRDIERQRRQEMAALYSSLRSLLPLQYVKGKRSVSDHMHEAVNYIKEMQGNIKELEKQRDLLMIPNSIRHGTENDSTFTDCTVTVSPCLQGGVQISISVDCKGKNFPLSRILGELLKQGLNMVSCVSAKADQRSLYTIHTEACDMNNIDHLALQQKVIDMINLDL